The nucleotide window TTCCTCACCATCCAACAAGCAACAATTTTAAAAGAGCCATCCTTATATAGAGACCATTCTTTGCTTGTCTAAAATAAGCAGCTCTCGGATCGGCATCAACATTGACGGTAATCTCATCAAGCCTCGGGAGAGGATGCATTACCACAGCATGTTTCTGCATTACCTTCAACACATTCTCATCCACTATATACTTACCACGAGCTTCTTCATAAAGATCGATCCTTTCTCCAAACCGTTCTCGTTGAATACGAGTTTGGTACACCACATCGCATTTAGACGCCACTTCCATTAAATCACCACTTTCTTCCCACTCGACACCCCTCGATGTTAGATAATCTTTAATGTCATCCTACAAAAAAGTAGGGAACAATAAgtgaaaatgaacaaaaatatgGTTTAAGTACGAATCATGTACAATACAAACCTTCATTTTAACAATGTCGGGGGAGACAAAGTATATCTTCACATCTTGGTACTTTGCAAGTAAGTAGGCAAGAGAACGGACAGTTCTCCCATTGGCAAGATCTCCGACAAGCCCGACTCTGATGCCATCTAGTTTTCCGATCTCTCTTTCTATGGTGTAGACATCTAAAAGGGCCTAAAACAACATCGAAAAAGAAACAATATTTTTGCAATCAAAGGTTCAAATATACGAaaaaaactcagaaaattttaaacataCTCGTAGTAGGTACATATCCGTATATGACACTCAACCTTAGATTCATGTGACATGGGATGCCAAATTACCAATTATATACCAATAAAAAACAAACTCTGATGTATCAAATAGAGAACAGACTTACACAAATTACATGTAAAAGTATCATGTAGGCTTTTGTACTAGGGGTTAATTACATTTTGCCTCCTCTacttaaaaaatgagcaaattagtcctttatgttaaaaatttcatctattagtactgttaaaaactagtgtgCCTGACGGAATAACCAGATAATGACACGTTACATACATGTGTACATCATGGTGACATACAGAGACCAATTTTTAACTGTAGAAATagatgtaatttttaataaaatgatcaatttgaTCTTTGATCAAAcgtacagggactaatttaccTATCTATTTTAGAAGAAAGGGCcaaatacaatctaactcctaCTAtaggggcctccatggtacttctACCACAAATTACACAATAAGGAAATCAGTGAGATACTTAGATTATAAGTTACCTGAGTAGGATGTTGACCCGGACCATCACCAGCATTAATGATGGGAATGCCTGCAGTAGCTGCCGCTCGTTTAGCAGCACCGCTTTCAAAGTGTCGCATCACAATTATATCGGAATACCCTTCAACAGTTCTAATAGTATCTGCAAAACACATTATTTTGTTACCGGAAAAACACCATAATCAAACAACTTCAAAGAACATTAACCGAAAAAGATAAAGAGAATAATTTGCCTTCAAGGGTCTCTCCTTTGGCTGCCGAAGAAAATTCTCGAGCATTTTCAGTTGTTAAAACTTCACCACCCAATCGTTTCATGGCCGACTCGAATGAAAGCCTAGTTCTAGTTGAAGGTTCATAAAAAAGGGTGGCCATTAGGTAACCTTTGAGAATTTGACTTCCGGGTGAGTTCTTTTCAATATTCTCCATCTCTTTCGCAACTTCAAATATAGCATTTAAAGTTTCTCTATCAAATTGTTGAGCTTCAATCACATCATCGAGTTCAAACTTCTTCCCCATTGTATACCTAGGCATGTTCTTGACTTCCACTGCACGGCATTGCATTCGATTCCTTAAAAGACTCTCGTTTTGTCCCCATTTCAACGAGTTCTCACCGGTTAACAACAATGTAGGACTCGTAACAGGTAGCTTATCGAAGGGATTCGAAACATTAAACTTGAACTCTTTGTTCGAAGTTATCGTTTTCATAACAAACGAATCCCTTTTCATCGTGCTCATAGAAAATAATGGTGAAGAAGCCATTCTAATTGAATATAAACAGCTTCAAAGTCACTGAAACAAAATATAAACCAATGGTTAAACCCATAATCATATCATTGATCATATAACAATATTTCTAcagttaaattctgctattaattttgaaattttagtctgaCCCAAGCAGTAACAAGTAAAGTATAAGGACTCAATCAACAACCTTcgtaaagtacagggactaataacagaatttaaccTATTTCTACACATAAATTTCTTTGAAGAAGTGTACTAA belongs to Gossypium hirsutum isolate 1008001.06 unplaced genomic scaffold, Gossypium_hirsutum_v2.1 scaffold_477, whole genome shotgun sequence and includes:
- the LOC107932784 gene encoding aspartate carbamoyltransferase 1, chloroplastic; the protein is MASSPLFSMSTMKRDSFVMKTITSNKEFKFNVSNPFDKLPVTSPTLLLTGENSLKWGQNESLLRNRMQCRAVEVKNMPRYTMGKKFELDDVIEAQQFDRETLNAIFEVAKEMENIEKNSPGSQILKGYLMATLFYEPSTRTRLSFESAMKRLGGEVLTTENAREFSSAAKGETLEDTIRTVEGYSDIIVMRHFESGAAKRAAATAGIPIINAGDGPGQHPTQALLDVYTIEREIGKLDGIRVGLVGDLANGRTVRSLAYLLAKYQDVKIYFVSPDIVKMKDDIKDYLTSRGVEWEESGDLMEVASKCDVVYQTRIQRERFGERIDLYEEARGKYIVDENVLKVMQKHAVVMHPLPRLDEITVNVDADPRAAYFRQAKNGLYIRMALLKLLLVGW